The Chiloscyllium plagiosum isolate BGI_BamShark_2017 chromosome 19, ASM401019v2, whole genome shotgun sequence genome contains the following window.
TTTCTCATGCATGAGGTTTGTGTGTGGTTTTAGGAAGACCAATTTCTCTGTCAACATTTTAAGTTCAAATTTAGTACAGATAAATTAAAATGGTCACGCTTACATGCAAACTCTCAAAATGTCACTCAACTTATAAACTATCCCGGAAGTACTGAATTATTTGGACATAAATTTTGGCAAATCCAGAAATCATGCTTTTTCAGTGGCAGCATAATTGAGTATTTGTAAACCAGTGTTTAGAGCAATAATATTGGATAACCCTGCAAGCATTTTACATTCCCTAATTCAGAATGTAGACAACTATGACTTTCATTATGTAGAAATCAGAGACCAAGAAAATGTTTATCTCAGCAAGTGTTTCTCTGCTGAAGGCAAATCAAGGGTGTATTTATTGGACCTGTTGCAACATAAGGACTATCTCATCTCATCTAATTTAGGAGTGATTCATATTTCTATTAGGATAAAATTTTGTTGAATTCTATTATTTGTAATTGATGGGTTATGGTGAAAAGAATATTAAACCTGCCAAAAAACATGATGAATGTACTGTATCGGtattaaatgcaaattgttgttaaaATTGCTGACCAAATTTGAACTTTATGAATtgaaatagaaatttctggaaatagAAAACATGTTCTTCAGGGCCAGATGTTAACCCAACCATGAACCCATTCAATTATATGAGGTTAAAATCAGGTTCTtatcaatgaaaaataaaatgcatcatTGGAAAATATTTAAGAATAAAACAGGATTGTCTTAACTCTTTTTCAATGTTTCTTAATTCTGCTTGTTTTACTGATTGGGATCTGAGTTTCTGCCTTATTAAACTGCGGTAAAGACAACTGCGGTAAAGACATCTGCAGCATCCTTGTCAATCAGATTGACACAAGTTGTGACGGCTGACTCTTTTTGAACTGGGCAGCGTGATTGGTGTTTAGTACAAGAAGGGGTTTTTCCACagaaatacatataaatccagGGATTTGTACAACTGTTTAAATTCCCCAAGAGCATGAGGATGGTGAAAACAGCACCTGTGAACAAAGAAGAGAAATTAAATGATGGTAGCTGTCATAAAGGAACATCTCAGGGTGAAGCTCTGTTGCCACTCTGGTGACATTAGCTAATAGTTTCAGATTGCATGGACAGAAGTATGTCCATCTGATTCAGAACAATGTCTGAAGTTTGAGCacaacaattttattttcattcattcacaggatgtcagtgtctcagtgtctacAGCATTTAACGCCCACCCTtagttgcccagagagcagttaagagtcaacctcactGCTGTGGTCTTGAGTCACCTACAGACCAAGTAGTTTGCTTCCTTAACAGGTATTAGTTGATAGGTATGCAAAGCTTTACCAGTTGTGGCCTCTCTTCTGAATGCAATTTCTTCATTTGTCAAATGCAAATCGCGTTTTGgaaatttaaatgttgcaactttttgatatttggaaacaaaaaaattcatttcTGTCCTTTGTATCATGACAAAGGAACTCTTCAGTGATGCAACTCCCCACAGCTCTGTTGAGTTTTGTTGGTGCTGACCTGGAAGTGTGTGGTAGTAATCAATAGATAGCAATTTAACTCTGACTGTCTAACTTCCCGAAATACCAATTTCAGACCACTCTGGTATCGCAACTGCAGCTGACATCTTTCAGTCATACAAATACGTGGATTTTTCTTCTACACTGTGAATCCAGGCTAATAATAATGCTTTGGCGGTGAATTTATCTTTCTGCTATGTTTTCCATAAACTGGCAATGAAGAAATGCAATGTTCACACTAAGGTAGTTCTATGCCATCATTGGCCACCATGGGAGTAAACAATTCTTCTTTATGCAACCAGAACCTTTGAAAGGAGCATTCTTTATCTTTGTGTCCTATTTCAACAAGTTTCTGTAGTCTGAAAAGCACAGTGTGGTTTCAGACAATTATACCTTAAATACAAAATTTTCAATTGAGATGAGATGCAATTTGAATTAACCACACTGGGGGCAAGAATTTATGAGATCTCTATTTGGTTACATCATAGGAAAGTTTCCTATATTTTTCTCTTCAGAAAGATTATAAAAAAGGAGTTTAAAGAATTGAACCCTCTAGCCAGATACCAACCTGACTTCCACATTTATCGGAATaatttccttcattgtcattgggtcaaaactcCTGGAAATCACACACACCACAGCAGCCCAAGAGGAAAATTAACCATCATCTTCTCACAGGCATGTGGGAAAgtgcaataaatgatggcctcaCCAGTAATATCCATAATCCCAACATTAATATTGTAAAAACTCATGCATGTTAACAGAAGGAATGTAGTTGCTACCTCTCTCATGTTAATAATTGGAGACACAGCAAGCAATTCTTTTCCACAAATCTACAGAGATGTTATGTATACATTGCTGTGTCTTCTGCACTCAAACCCCAGTGTCTGCACAGTAAATTCAAAGGTTTGCTACTAATTGCTAATTAGATTATGTTAGTAATTTTGAATAGCTATAATAGATTAAAGTGCAAAGTCTCAACGGGAGACTTGTCCAATTTTTCCAGGGACATTTCCAAGTGTTCTGTCTGCCCAATTCATTGCTGAAGTGCTGAATGgatatcctctgacaatccagaACCACCTACTGAGTGGTTTCATTTGTACTTCTGTCTAAGACAGAGATGGCTAGGTTCTTGGTTAGTAAAGGGGTCAAGGTTAAAGGGAAAAGGCGGGAATGCGTAGATGAAAAAAATCAGTCATGATCCAATGGTGCAGCAGCATCTTTGGGCCGAATGGCACAATTCTGCTGCTTTACCTTATGGTCTAAgtaaataattacatttttacAATGCGGTCAAATTAGTACAGAAAGTATGTAACTGCAGTGGTGTTTCCCCCCAAACGCTCTGTTGCGGATATATGGGAGGGGAAATCCTGTGGACTAATCGGCTCCACCTTCCAATCCTTAACCCTCGATCAAGCGAAATGATAATCTGCCCTAAATTATGGCAGTGCTGGGATCTTGGTGAGCGCCAATTCCCGACTCCGCTTCCGGCATCACTACACTTTAAAAGTGATGTGTTGGCTTCTGTGGGACTGGCAATGCGAAAGGTGTTATGTATCAATACAAACCCTTTCCTCCCTGCAACCATCCGTCTAACGGCACAGACCGAGGGAATCTGCACGGGTCTGCTTCGGTTGCCCAGCACGGGCGATGGTCGCTAACCTGAGGGTTTCCAATGGAAAAGTCATACACACACACGACAttcccacacacgcacacatgacattcccccaacacacacatacgcacacatgacactctctctctcacacacacacacgacattccccccacactcacacatgacATTCCCACTAACGCGTGCTGAGGTGGGAAAGCTGAGCCCGCGTTAGCGTTGGCTTATTGGGAGAGTTGGGTTGGGGGTGGGTTGGAGCTGAGTGGTGGGGAGTCTGGGAAGGTTTGGAAGGGAAGCATAAGGGAAAATGGACCGAATGCGGCTCAttctcctcctcctgttccacaGAAACCGGACCAGCACGCTGTTACCCACCGTGGCCGCCACGAAGATGATGCCCAACACCGCAACCTCCGCTTGGGCCTCGAAATTTtcctggggggggggagaaggggtTGGCTATTTGAGAAAATGAATGGCAGGACTCACCCTCGTTGAGATCACTGGGATACCAGGCGGTGCAAAGCTGCACTGTGAAGTAGGGAGCCCAACACAGCACATAGGCGAGTACGATGACCACAGTCATTTTCACCGTCTTCTTCATCGCCTTTGAGATGCAGTTGACATTGCTGGCTCTAGAGTGCACTCCCTGGCTCTCGGTCTGCTCTGGGCCCTGGTGAGTCTTGGTGTAAATGTTCAGTCGAATCACCCTGTAGATCTTGACCTGACATATGGTGAGGACAAGAGTGGGGACGAAGAAGATGGCCACGAAGATCCAGGTCACGTAAGCCTTGAGTCCCCAGGGCTGGATGAACTCGGCCCAGCACTGCAGCACCCCTGGGGCCACCTCGGTCCGGGAGAAGATGAAGAGTTGAGGGACGCTCAGGGCCAGGGAGAGGAGCCAGCTAACTCCGATGGCCGGATTGCAAAACGCCCTCCTCTTCTGGAAGGTCACCATGGGGAAGCAGACGGCCTGGAAGCGGTCCACCGTCATCGCCACCGTAACGTAGGTGGAGGCGAACATGCCGACCAGCTGCAGGTAAGCCACCGCCCTGCACAACACATCTGGCCCCAGGAAGACCTCGGTGCTGTCCCAGATGAGCTGCGGCAGCACCTGGAAGACGGCCACCACCAGGTCGGCAATGCTGAGGTGCATGAGGAAGACGTACATGCGGCTCAttctcctcctcctgttccacaGAAACCGGACCAGCACGCTGTTACCCACCGTGGCCGCCACGAAGATGATGCCCAGCACCGCAACCTCCGCTTGGGCCAGCTGCTCGTCCCTCTTCGGGGTGCCCAAGGTCTCCGAGAGCACGGTGGCATTCGGGGAGATGCGCCATCCGCCGTGCAGCTGCGCCTCATTCAGCACCATGGACAGGTTCTTCATAGCTTCTCGGAACAACTTACTCCTCTAACTGTGtggtgcgtgtgtctgtgtgtgtggtgtgtgtgtctgtgtgtgttggcaaTCCTTTCCTCCTCAGCTCGACTGCCCAATATCCAACAATGTGATGGTGCAGTCCCCCCCTAACCATCGGTGATGTTACAGCGCTGGGCAGCTCTCTGCGTCCCCTTCCCCTCACCCCCCCAGGGGGCAGGGCAGCTCTGAGGACCCAATCGCTTCAATGGCcctagccccccccccccctccccatcccctccaCCTGGAGTCTCTTCTCCTGCGACCTCGAAGCGGTTTTATAGGCACCGCTCGGGAGATGGAGTGGAAATTCAGAGCCAGATGTACCAATCGGCGCGCAGAACGAACAGGTCATTTTAACCTCGGTGGGGGCTTGGGAGTGTGGGAGGTGGCGGCGGTATCGCAGATGACAGAGGGGAAAACGAAATTCTTTATTTGACTCTTGAATGGACTGTCAACTTCGATCTCATTCCATTGCTGACTAATTTCGGGCTTGCTCGCAGTCCATGGCACCGACTTTGTCAGCCGCGGGGTTCCCTTCAAGTGCAGCCCAAAGCGGCCGCAGTGATGACAAATGTCCTCACTCTGACTCATTAACATTTGCACTCCTCCAGAAACGGGGTCCTACTGGTCTAGACCTTCGCCACAAACGTTTTCTGTTAAAGCGTCCCATATAATGAAACTTGTATGTCATTGTCGATGAGTGTGATCGCTTCCCTGCTTCTGTCAAATTTTGGAAATCAAAGTAAAATATTAACTGTGCGCGCGAATAATCTTTTTGCCTTCCTCAGTTTTACGCTTCACTAATGCAAggatttccttcccacctaaagCTTTTTGGGGTTAATATCAAGCTTCTGGACAACCAGCTATTATTCCAGGGACAACGGGCTCAACCAAGACGAGTGAGTATAATGGGCAAATGAAAGGCGGCTCAAGTATTGCCGAGGAACCAATTTGCAAAACTAAAACACAGCAAGTGCAGAATAAAACGGGAACGGCGGACAGGTTAGTTGCATGAGCAGGCAGGTCAGACCGAATTTACAGGGGATTTGATTCCAATTAAGACAGGCTGGTGTCAGTCAGTGGGCACGTTTGGAAGGATTGCTTGTAACGTTATTACATTTAATCCTTGGTCGTTTTCCTTCAATTCTGTTCTTGTCTGCAGCAACCCAGCAAAAAGCAAACGGTGGGTCTCTTTAATCGATGACGTTCCGCGTATTTTTgatgaaaataatttgtttccTCTTTGACCAGCGGAGGGTCTGACAGCTTGGCGGGCGGGACTCATCGTTTTTAGTTTTAAAGCGAGAAACTGAGAAATTcccccttcctccaatcaccttaaaattatgttcctCTTGATAGCCAATTCCATTgggaaaaaaatctctggctatccacttcaTCTgcgcctctcatcatcttgtacacctctatcaagtcacctctcatccttcttcactccaatgagaaaagccctagctccctcaacctttcttcataacacattccctccagtccaggcagcatcctggtataaAGCTTCCCCCAGAAACCAATCATAGACTGTcacaaaatcccatctggtccactcatgtccttcagggaaggaaatctgctatcattGCCTGGGCTGGCCGAGGAATGACTGCACCACAAcaacaatatggttaactctttactgccctgtgaaatgatactaggaggccattcagttcaagagcaatgaggtaagggcaacaaatgctggccttaccagcaaCAGTCACATCTCATTAAATAATACATGTTTTAAAAGGCCGTTCTGTAGAGCAGAACTTGACTGTTACTGAAAGAAAGGACATATTTTAACAAACATCTTTGTCTTGTATTGATCAGAACAATGCACGAGAATATCACTTTAAAGAGGAATGACATTTTATACTGTTTGTGACAGTTAACATGTGAGCTGGGAAGATCTAGATgtggccatggagaatgcaccgtggtgatggagggagtgaatgtttgtgggtgtggtgccactTTATCCAGGATGGTATcaaacatcttgagtgttgttgaagctgcacacatccaggcaaatggagagtattccatcacactcctgacttgtgccttgtcagaAGTCAAGAggcgagttactcactgcaggattccaagcctctgtcctgttcttgtagccacagcaaTTATATGACTactccagttcagcttctggtcaatattaactcccagaatgttgatagaggGAGATTCataaaatatagaacattacagtgcagaacaggcccttcggcccttgttgttgagccaacctgtggaaccaatctgaagcctatctatcctacactattccattgtcatccatatgtttatccaatgaccatttaaatgcccttaatgttggcaagtctcctgtttcaggcagtgtgttccacaccccctactactctctgagtaagaaactacctctgacatcagtcctatgTCTATCACTCTTCAATTTAACTACTCAggcgagccatcaccatctgaggaaaaaggctttcactgtccaccctgtctacttCTCTgattatgtctcaattaagtcacctctcaaccttcttctctctaacaaaaacagcctcaaatccatcagcctttcctcataagatcttccctccataccaggcaacatccttgtaaatctcctctgcacgctTTCCAAACCTTgcacatccctcctgtaatgtggtgaccagaactgtacgtaatattCCAAGAGCAGTCACACCAGAATTTTGTTCACCTGCAGCATGActtcgtggctctgaaactcaatccctctaccaataaaagttgaCATtctacatgccttcttaacatcattgatggtgatgccattgtgTGTAAAggggtgatagttagattctctcttgttggagaaggGTATTGCCTGGTACTTTGGTGAAAATATTAGTCACCACTAGTCAGCACAAGCCTTGGTATTAGatgtagactgcttcagtatgaagAGTTACAAATGGTACTGAAGATTATGTAATCATCAGTAACaatctgactttatgatgaagaGAAAGTAAATAATGAACCAGACGAAGatgtccttgagctgagatggctgatctTTAACCAACACAATCAGCTTCCTATATGCTAGGTGTGACTCCAACTACCGGAGAGTTTTCCCTGATTTTCTCTAGTTGTGCTGGAGCTCCTGGATGTAAAAGACTGTCTCTCccactcatctctggaattcatctctttaATCTATGTTTAGATCAAGGCTGTATTTTGGTCAGGAACTCAAATCAAGTGTCAGTAAGCAAATTGTTGCTCAGCACGTGCTGCTTGATGACAATTTCCATCACTTCACTAATgaacaagagtagactgatggggcagtaattggccaggttggatttgttccttttttgtgtgcagggcatacctgggcaattttctacaatATTAGATCGATGCCAACATTgtagctatattggaacagctgaACGAGAGATGCTGAAAgtttggaacacaagtcttcaggactttTGCCAGAATTTTGTCAGAGCCCATCGCCTttcaattgtttcttgatatcatgtggtgtgaatagaattggctgaagatcGGCATCTCTCCTGTAGTTGGAGTCACACCTAGCATATAGGAAGCTGATTGTGTTGGTTAAagatcagccatctcagctcaaggacatCTTCGTCTGGTTCATTATTTACTttttctccatcataaagtcagattGTTACCGATGATTACATAATCTTCAGTACCATTTGTAACTcttcatactgaagcagtccacatctAATACCAAGGCTTGTGCTGACTAGTGGTGAGTAACATTCTCACCACACAAAGTAccaactggaggaggccaagatggataatccactcaacacttctggctgaagattgttgcaatttCTTAAGCCTTCTCTtatgcactgatgtgctgggctccccataATTGAAGATGGgcgtggagcctcctcctccaatgagttgtttaattgtgcaccaccattcatgactagattCAGGACATCAGGACTACAGAGTTGAGATCTGATCCACTGGTTGTGGATTCACCTAGCTCTGTAtgccacttgctgcttatgctgtttgacatgcatgTAGTCCCATTTTgtatcttcaccaggttgacatctgatttttaggtatgcctggtgctgttcctggcaaagcctcctgcactcttcattgatcTCCTGTCTTGATGGCAATGGTGGcatgggggatatgctgggccatgaggttgcagattgtgtcgGAGTACAATTTCCATGTTCCTGATGGTCCACAGTGCTACATGGAGACTTTGgttgctagatttgttcaaaGTTTATCCTACTTATCATGATGATAATGACACATAACATGATGGAAGGTATTCTAAATGTGATGGCATTTCTCCTCAACAAGCACTGTGTGGTAGTCATTCCTACGGATGCTTTCATGTACAGAAGTAACTGTAGCAGGCAGATAGGTGAAGCTGAAGTCAAGTATGTTTATCCCCGTTGTTgacttcttcactacctgttacagactcagacttgctgaacCACTCTTGCTGGTAGATATTCAAGTACCACACCCAGATTGTattctgcacccttgccaccttcagcacttcctctaaGAGCTGTTCAACATGAAGGACTCCTGATTCATTAGCATCAGTGGTGGCAGGGCAGTACATGATATTCAGCAAGAGGTCTCATTCTCCATGTGTAGACTTCATTGGGTTCAttgtcaatgttgaagactcctaGGACAGCTCCCTGTTGATTGTATGGTATTGTACTGCAacttctgctgggtctgtcctgttggTAGGATAAGACATacccaaggatggtgatggtatTGTTTGGAttttggctttgtgtgtgggaaatcatgtctcactaacttgtttgaatttttttgaagtaacatagaggattaATAAGGGTAGAGCGatggatgtgatttatatggacatcagtaagacatttgacaatgttcctcatggtagacttgttagaaggttagatcacacggactACAGAGAGAAAGAgctatttggaaacagaac
Protein-coding sequences here:
- the LOC122559418 gene encoding isotocin receptor-like, translated to MKNLSMVLNEAQLHGGWRISPNATVLSETLGTPKRDEQLAQAEVAVLGIIFVAATVGNSVLVRFLWNRRRRMSRMYVFLMHLSIADLVVAVFQVLPQLIWDSTEVFLGPDVLCRAVAYLQLVGMFASTYVTVAMTVDRFQAVCFPMVTFQKRRAFCNPAIGVSWLLSLALSVPQLFIFSRTEVAPGVLQCWAEFIQPWGLKAYVTWIFVAIFFVPTLVLTICQVKIYRVIRLNIYTKTHQGPEQTESQGVHSRASNVNCISKAMKKTVKMTVVIVLAYVLCWAPYFTVQLCTAWYPSDLNEGAVFTILMLLGNLNSCTNPWIYMYFCGKTPSCTKHQSRCPVQKESAVTTCVNLIDKDAADVFTAVVFTAV